The window CTCGAACCCAGGACCCCAACATTAAAAGTGTTGTGCTCTACCAACTGAGCTACCGAGTCATTAAAAGCATTCCCTGAATGCGGGTGCAAATATAAGACGTATAATTTATTTTTCAAGCCATTTTTAATATAAATTTGCTTTTTTTTGCAGGCGTAATATTTAAAGTACTGTATTTTAATTAATTGTTGTAGAAATGAATATTGTATTACTTGGATATATGGGATCGGGGAAATCTGCTGTGGGTAAATTTTTGGCAAAAGATACCACCTTGGAATTTTTGGACCTCGATGATTTTATCGAAAAAAAAGAAGGAATGTCTATTCCTGAAATTTTTTCAACCAAAGGAGAAATCTATTTTAGAAAGAAAGAAGGGGATTATCTGAAAGAGGTACTGGAGTGTCAAAAAAACAAGGTCATTTCGTTAGGCGGAGGGACACCATGTTATGGCCGCAATATGGATGTGATATCTGATGCTACGGAAAATGTTTATTATTTAAAGGCCTCTGTCGATATACTGGTAGACAGGTTGATGAAAGAAAAGGATCATAGACCCCTGATAAAAGATCTGGATGAGGAAGAATTGCCCGAGTTTATAAAAAAGCATTTGTTTGAGCGTAATTTTTATTATTTACGGGCAAAACATATTGTTGCTGTAGATGGTAAATCTGTAGCAGGAGTTTCCGGAGAAATCCGGAAA of the Zhouia spongiae genome contains:
- a CDS encoding shikimate kinase — translated: MNIVLLGYMGSGKSAVGKFLAKDTTLEFLDLDDFIEKKEGMSIPEIFSTKGEIYFRKKEGDYLKEVLECQKNKVISLGGGTPCYGRNMDVISDATENVYYLKASVDILVDRLMKEKDHRPLIKDLDEEELPEFIKKHLFERNFYYLRAKHIVAVDGKSVAGVSGEIRKTLV